A region of Toxorhynchites rutilus septentrionalis strain SRP chromosome 1, ASM2978413v1, whole genome shotgun sequence DNA encodes the following proteins:
- the LOC129761387 gene encoding uncharacterized protein LOC129761387, whose amino-acid sequence MPEELEAANPRRIWYLPVGAVVNPKKPGKIRMVWDAAANVNGVSLNGALLKGPDQLSSLPGVLFRFRLYCIAVSSDVKEMFHQLRIRDEDKISQLFLWRNNPSEKPTVYMMDVATFGSTCSPASAQCIKNRNAEQYAELHPEAAKAIVHDHYVDDYLASFSSVEKAAKVASDVRYIHGKAGFNLHNWRSNSSILLQKLGEIQQEAVKQLNLVEGGNTERVLGMLWSPTTDELSFSTQMNDEMQILIRTDTRPTKRQVLRCVMTLFDPLGLLSPFIIHGKVLIQDLWREGTDWDEKVSDAVYVKWQRWIQMIEYISDIRIPRCYFSGATRMTYENSEIHVFVDASEAAYSCAVYLRTFNEGENQQCCLIAAKSKVAPLKPWSIPRLELQACVLGTRWAKFVVGHLDVPVTKVTYWTDSRTALAWIKSDPRNYRQFVSFRVGEILEQTTATQWKWVPSKSNPTDEATKWGSGPYFNQDSKWFRGPNFLWLAEEEWPRVKEPVVATAEEMRASILHHCTIETTIDFHRFSTWERLQHATAYVLRFLNNASKKQPKYSGSLQQAELHAAEEIIIKLTQREAYTDEVAALSNKVLNKSGQEVIGKNSSIYNLMPFLDDRGLLRERGRIEAAESVPHEVRHPLILPRKHHLTELLVNRYHRRYRHGNAETVVNELRQLYTIPRLRLVVKKAKRDCALCKIRRTRPMIPPMAPLPVARLAHHERPFTYTGLDYFGPLLVKLGRSIVKRWIALFTCLTVRAVHLEVAYTLSTESCISCVRRFVGRRGSPVEFFSDNGMKFKEAERVLQHQINQGLSSTFTSANTKWSFIPPGAPHMGGAWERLVQSVKAAMAEAYIEGKLDDEGLQTLVVEAENIVNSRPLTYLPLESEMAEALTPNHFLLLSSNGVKRRGEDVALGQLNDLVRRQILGKSWELIQRQLETFWQRWLVEYLPVIRRQAKWFDEVRALEPGDVVVVAEPTKRSGWERGRIIRMIPNPDGRCRRAVVQIGGKSSVRPVTRLALLDVVNRCGVPADSGLHLGETVNAEFAELATLSTGITEGANQLSTS is encoded by the coding sequence ATGCCTGAGGAACTTGAAGCCGCCAATCCAAGGAGGATATGGTATCTCCCGGTAGGAGCGGTGGTTAACCCCAAGAAACCGGGGAAAATTCGTATGGTCTGGGACGCGGCTGCGAATGTAAACGGTGTGTCTCTGAACGGCGCGCTACTCAAAGGTCCGGATCAACTCTCCTCGTTACCTGGAGTTCTCTTCCGTTTCCGTTTGTATTGCATAGCGGTCAGCTCAGACGTTAAGGAAATGTTTCACCAGCTTAGAATCCGCGATGAAGATAAAATCTCTCAACTATTTTTATGGCGTAACAATCCATCGGAGAAACCCACCGTATACATGATGGACGTCGCGACATTTGGAAGCACCTGCTCGCCTGCTTCGGCGCAGTGTATTAAAAACCGTAACGCAGAGCAATATGCGGAATTACATCCAGAAGCAGCGAAGGCGATAGTTCACGACCACTATGTGGATGATTATCTGGCGAGTTTCAGCTCAGTGGAGAAGGCAGCGAAAGTAGCAAGCGACGTGCGATACATTCACGGTAAAGCAGGCTTCAACCTACACAACTGGAGATCGAACAGCAGCATACTTCTACAGAAATTAGGCGAAATCCAGCAAGAAGCAGTCAAGCAGCTGAATCTGGTGGAAGGAGGAAATACGGAAAGGGTCCTCGGTATGCTTTGGAGTCCTACAACCGACGAATTGAGTTTCTCCACTCAAATGAACGACGAGATGCAAATACTGATCCGTACAGATACACGTCCAACGAAAAGGCAGGTGTTACGATGCGTAATGACCTTATTCGATCCTTTGGGACTACTTTCGCCGTTTATCATTCACGGCAAAGTTCTGATCCAGGACCTGTGGCGAGAAGGTACGGACTGGGATGAGAAGGTCAGCGACGCAGTTTACGTAAAATGGCAGAGGTGGATACAAATGATCGAGTATATTTCCGATATCCGCATCCCAAGATGCTACTTCAGTGGTGCTACTCGGATGACATATGAGAATTCCGAAATACACGTGTTTGTGGACGCTAGCGAAGCGGCCTATTCCTGTGCGGTTTATTTGCGCACGTTCAACGAAGGGGAGAATCAGCAGTGCTGTCTGATCGCCGCCAAATCGAAGGTAGCGCCTCTGAAACCCTGGTCTATTCCCAGACTGGAATTACAGGCATGTGTTCTAGGCACACGATGGGCGAAATTTGTTGTAGGCCATCTCGACGTTCCCGTAACCAAGGTCACGTATTGGACAGACTCCAGAACCGCACTGGCCTGGATCAAATCAGATCCTCGGAATTATCGACAATTCGTTTCCTTCCGAGTAGGCGAAATTCTGGAACAGACAACAGCGACTCAATGGAAGTGGGTACCATCGAAATCCAATCCTACGGACGAAGCGACGAAATGGGGAAGTGGTCCGTACTTCAATCAAGACAGCAAATGGTTCCGAGGACCCAATTTTCTGTGGCTAGCGGAAGAAGAGTGGCCCCGTGTTAAAGAGCCAGTGGTGGCTACTGCAGAAGAAATGCGAGCGTCGATTCTTCATCACTGTACGATAGAGACAACCATAGATTTCCACCGGTTCTCTACCTGGGAGAGACTGCAACATGCCACAGCATATGTCTTGCGATTCCTGAACAACGCATCCAAGAAGCAGCCGAAATACTCCGGATCACTACAACAGGCAGAACTGCATGCTGCCGAAGAAATCATCATCAAATTAACTCAACGTGAAGCTTACACAGATGAAGTTGCTGCATTGTCGAATAAAGTCCTAAATAAATCGGGACAGGAGGTCATCGGGAAGAACAGTTCCATATACAACCTTATGCCGTTCCTGGACGATCGTGGCCTGCTACGCGAGCGTGGCAGAATTGAGGCAGCTGAAAGTGTACCACATGAAGTGCGACATCCGCTGATCCTTCCGAGGAAGCATCACCTCACTGAACTCCTGGTAAACAGATATCATCGCCGCTACAGACACGGGAACGCAGAAACTGTAGTGAATGAGTTACGCCAGCTTTACACGATTCCACGACTTCGTTTAGTAGTGAAGAAAGCAAAACGCGATTGCGCGCTCTGCAAAATTCGTCGGACTCGACCAATGATTCCACCAATGGCGCCGCTTCCGGTTGCGCGTCTGGCCCATCACGAACGACCATTCACCTATACGGGGCTGGACTATTTCGGGCCGCTGCTGGTGAAGCTGGGAAGGTCTATAGTTAAACGATGGATAGCACTCTTCACCTGTCTGACAGTGCGTGCTGTCCACTTGGAAGTCGCTTACACTCTATCAACAGAGTCATGTATCTCCTGCGTTCGTCGATTCGTGGGACGACGGGGATCGCCGGTAGAATTCTTCAGCGACAATGGAATGAAATTCAAAGAAGCCGAACGAGTACTGCAGCACCAGATAAACCAGGGACTGTCCTCGACATTCACCAGTGCCAACACGAAATGGAGCTTTATACCACCGGGAGCTCCACACATGGGAGGAGCTTGGGAACGCTTGGTGCAATCAGTAAAGGCGGCTATGGCTGAAGCGTACATAGAAGGGAAGCTAGATGACGAGGGGCTGCAGACACTGGTCGTGGAGGCTGAAAATATAGTAAACTCAAGGCCTCTGACGTATCTACCACTCGAGTCTGAGATGGCAGAGGCACTCACACCAAACCACTTTTTGTTGTTGAGTTCAAACGGGGTAAAGCGACGAGGCGAAGATGTGGCTCTGGGTCAGTTGAACGACCTAGTACGCAGACAAATTCTGGGAAAATCCTGGGAACTAATACAACGTCAGTTGGAGACATTTTGGCAGCGCTGGCTAGTCGAGTACCTGCCCGTGATTCGCCGACAAGCCAAATGGTTCGACGAAGTCCGAGCGTTGGAACCGGGTGACGTGGTAGTGGTAGCGGAACCTACAAAGCGAAGTGGATGGGAGAGAGGACGAATCATCCGTATGATTCCTAATCCGGATGGCCGGTGCCGTAGAGCAGTGGTGCAAATCGGAGGAAAATCTTCAGTGCGACCGGTGACTCGGTTGGCGTTGCTCGACGTGGTAAATAGATGTGGAGTTCCTGCGGACTCCGGACTACACCTGGGGGAGACTGTCAACGCAGAATTCGCCGAGCTGGCAACCCTATCTACCGGAATTACTGAAGGGGCGAATCAACTGTCAACGAGCTGA